The DNA sequence GCGACCTCCTATCAGCTACTCGAAGTCGACTCGGCCGCCACGCGCGATCCATCGAGCGCGGCGCCATTGTATCCGCCGGACCTCGAGACCCGCGGCATCGAAGGCCACGTCATCATCCGCTTCGTGGTGGATTCGACCGGGGTCGTCGACATGCGCACGATCCTCACCGTCGAGGCCACGCACGCGGCCTTTGACCGTGCCGTCCGCGACGCGCTTCCGCTCATGCGCTTCCGTCCCGCCAAGGTCGGGAACAAACCGGTGCGCCAGCTCGCTGAACAACTGTTCCGCTTCGAGATCCCGCGCACCGTCCCGTAGGTCCCCGTATGCATCGAGAATCATCCCGCTGGCAGTCCGCCGAACGCGGCCACGCCGAGGCGGTGGCCGCGCTGCTCGTCGCGGCGTCGCTGGTTCCAGACCACAAGTGGACTGAGCCGCTCGGCCCCGGCCGCTGGTCGCCCGCACAGGTGCTGCTGCACATCGAGCAGAGCTATCGGCTCGGCGACGCGGCGCTGCGTGGCGGGCCGGGCATGCGGGTGCTGGCGCCGAGCCTCATCGCGTGGTTCGGGCGCAATGTCATGCTGCCGCTGATGACGCTTACCGGCCGATTCCCGCGCAACGCCCCGGCGCCGCGCGAAGTACGCCCTGACGCGGCCACCGCGCACGCCATCCCGCGGCTCGAGCTCACGACGCGCGTGCAGGCCGCCGCCACCCAAGCGCTCGGTACGCTGCGCGAGGTGCTCGCGTCGGGCGCCCGAGCGCGCGTGACGCATGCCTACTTCGGCGCGCTCACGCCGTATCAGACGTTGCGCATCCTCAACGCGCACACGCGGCATCACGCCAAGCTGCTCGCCCCGCCGAAGATCGTCGGGAAGTCGCAGCCCTGCGTGCCGGAGCTGGAGCAGATCGGGGTCTAGGCCCCGGTCGCGCTACTTCTTCTTCGCGGCGCGCGGGGCGGCGCGTTTCGCGGCGGGCTTCGCCGCTCTGGTGGCGGCCTTCTTCGCAGCGGTCTTGGCCGTGGGCTTCGCGCGTTGCCGCGGATCCAACGCCGAGTACCAGGCGAGGTGCGCATCCAAGGGCACGCGCCGGATCGCCTCGGCCACGACATCCAGCGCGAGGTCGTCCGTGGACTTGAAGCGAATGCAGCTCTTGCCCATGTCGAGCTTCTTGCCCTTGGGCCAGGCCTTCTTGATCCAGGCCTCGCCGGCGCTGCCTTCCGCGTACGCGGTCATGAGGTACAGCGAGCAGTGGTTCTTCTGCGACGCGAGGCAGATGTAGGGCAGGGGTTGCTTCGGGTCGCAGTGGTAGCCGAGCGGGAAGACGCGGTGCGGCACGTACCAGCCGATCATGCCGTACTGCATGCCTTCCTCGACGCGCGCGTCCACGTTTGCGCGGATCACGTCCGCGACCGCTTGGATCGTCGCGCGACGATCGGCCGGGAGTTCCTGGAGATACTGCGCGACCTTCTTCGCCTTGCTCTGCATGCTGCGCTCCGGTTGGCTACCTGCGCCAGAACCTCGCCAATTCGAGGCCGCCGCGCGAGAGCACCAGTTCGCCGCCCTCCAACCGCCACCAACCTCCGCCGCCCATCACCTCGGCGTAGCGCTTCTCGCGGGCCATCACGGTCGAGTCGGCGCACATCTTCATGGTGAGCGCTGCCGGCTGCGGCGCCAGCGTGAGCCCGCGGAGCACCGCGCGGCCGGTCCAGCGATTGCAGCCCGCGTGGCCGAACATCGTCGGCTCGCTGAGCACGAAGCGCAGGGTCGGTTGCTGCTCGCGCGCGAGGTCGCCGATGCGGACGCCGTCGAGTGCGCCGAGCTGCCAGTCGCCAATCGCGATGTACGCCGTGACGGTCGTCGCCTCACAGGCCTCGCGGCGGTTCACGACGGCGAAGGAATCCACCACGAAGGTCTCGACCTGCGTGCCTTCCTCGGCGCCGGCGCGGACCTGGAGCCGTCCCACCGCATCCACGAGGATCGCGGCGCCCGTGCCGAGGTTCTGCTCGCGATGCGCGCGCTGCAGGCGGATGAAGGCCGAGTCCCCGGCGACGGGGAACTGGATGCCGCCCTCGCAGGAGACCAGGGTCGCGGCGTCCGCCATGTAGCGGAACTCGCCGCGGATGCGCGCCGGGGCTTGGAGATCGGACGGCATCGAAACGCGCACGAGCTCGAGCGGTTGCTCGCTCTCGATCGGCGAGCCGTCGCGGGCCAGCGTACGCAGCGTGAGCGCGCCGGTCATGGCGAAGCGGCGGGGCACGCTGTCCGTTCCGTAGAGCGCGACCACGGGCACTGAGTCTCGCGAGAGCGACCAGCGGCCCACGCGGACGCTCGCCGTGGCGTTGCCCTCGAGATAACGCTCGCGCAGGCGGTACGAGCCGTCGGGGTGCAGCACGAGCCAGGTCTCGATGCCCGCGCAGTCTGCGCAGGGCAGGGTGCCGGCGAAGCCGGCGGGGCGCGTGAGGCTGGGCAGCGAGTCGCCCGCTTCGAGGCGACGGACGCGCTCGCCGGGTAGCTCGGCGCTGGAGACGTCGGCGCCGCAGGCTACGCTCGTCAGGAGAACGAGGAAGCCTAGGGCAAGGCGGCTCGAGAAGAGGCGGGATGTGCGCATTGAGGGTACAATCTCACGGGTTGCCGGCTCGGCGGGAAGCGTGGGGCCTATCCGTTCGGTCTCGGCGAGCGCCGTATCCTGCGTTCGGGGAGTGTGTAGATGCAGCGACTCATGCTCGCACTGGTGCTCGGTGGTGCGCCTGCGATCGCGTCGGCGCAGGCTGCGTCGTCCGCATGGCGCGTCGTCGTCAGCGACACGGCGGGCTTCACGGTTCCGTACGCAATCGTCGAGGCCAGCCCGGGCGGTCGCCGCGTCGCCGACGCCGAGGGGATCGCCATGTTTCCCCGGCCATCCCACGACTCCGTGTTGGTGCACGTACGCCGCATCGGATTCGCGGTCAGCTCCGGGTGGCTGCGCACGGATACCCCCGCGACCGTGCGGCTCACGCCACTGCCCCGCGCCCTGGAGGCGGTGAACGTCACTGAGCGGCAGAACACCCTCCTCGCGCAGCGCGGGTTCTACGACCGCATGGATCGCGTGCAGCGTGGAGCCATTGTCGGCGAGTTCATCACGCCGGAAGACTTGGACCGGCTGAGTCCGATGACGCTCAGCCGTGCGCTCGTGGAGTCGCGCTATGTGCGCGTGGCGCGGATGGGCGGGCCGAATCCCTCC is a window from the Pseudogemmatithrix spongiicola genome containing:
- a CDS encoding DinB family protein — protein: MHRESSRWQSAERGHAEAVAALLVAASLVPDHKWTEPLGPGRWSPAQVLLHIEQSYRLGDAALRGGPGMRVLAPSLIAWFGRNVMLPLMTLTGRFPRNAPAPREVRPDAATAHAIPRLELTTRVQAAATQALGTLREVLASGARARVTHAYFGALTPYQTLRILNAHTRHHAKLLAPPKIVGKSQPCVPELEQIGV
- a CDS encoding DUF1801 domain-containing protein, whose protein sequence is MQSKAKKVAQYLQELPADRRATIQAVADVIRANVDARVEEGMQYGMIGWYVPHRVFPLGYHCDPKQPLPYICLASQKNHCSLYLMTAYAEGSAGEAWIKKAWPKGKKLDMGKSCIRFKSTDDLALDVVAEAIRRVPLDAHLAWYSALDPRQRAKPTAKTAAKKAATRAAKPAAKRAAPRAAKKK
- a CDS encoding copper resistance protein NlpE N-terminal domain-containing protein, translating into MRTSRLFSSRLALGFLVLLTSVACGADVSSAELPGERVRRLEAGDSLPSLTRPAGFAGTLPCADCAGIETWLVLHPDGSYRLRERYLEGNATASVRVGRWSLSRDSVPVVALYGTDSVPRRFAMTGALTLRTLARDGSPIESEQPLELVRVSMPSDLQAPARIRGEFRYMADAATLVSCEGGIQFPVAGDSAFIRLQRAHREQNLGTGAAILVDAVGRLQVRAGAEEGTQVETFVVDSFAVVNRREACEATTVTAYIAIGDWQLGALDGVRIGDLAREQQPTLRFVLSEPTMFGHAGCNRWTGRAVLRGLTLAPQPAALTMKMCADSTVMAREKRYAEVMGGGGWWRLEGGELVLSRGGLELARFWRR